In the Candidatus Anoxymicrobium japonicum genome, ACCGTCTTGTGGTCGTAATCAAATGTCAGCGCGGGCAATTCAGCGCCGCTGGCTTTCTCCACGTCTATTGGCATGCTTCAAACCTCCAAATCAGTCGAACTTGAGGTGGCTGAGCGCGTGACCCGTCTGGGCCGGCGCCGAATCGTACTCGACCGCGCCATCGAGGTTTGCGATCTCGACCAGCTTCGCGGCTATGTCGTCCGGGGTTACCTTCTCGGGCGCCTCAAAGAAGAAGCCCGGGCCTTCGACAACCGCCGCGTGACTGAAATAACCCGCGCCCGCGATCATTATCGCTCCCGTCAGTTCGCATCCCTCGCTTACCAGGTAGGCCGCGAGCGGAGACACGAACTCCGGCTTCAGCTTGTCGACAACCTGCGGAGGCATGACTGTCGCGGTAAGCCTTGTTCCCGCGACCGGGACGAGCGTGTTCGCCTTAATGTTGTACTTCGCGCCCTCGAGCTTCACCGAGTTCATCATCCCGGCGATGCCCATCTTCGCCGCGCCGTAATTAGTCTGGCCAAAGTTCCCGTAGAGGCCCGCGGCCGACGCGGTAGAAAGTATCCGCCCGTATCCGGCTTCCTTCATGTAAGGAAACGCGGCCTTCGTGCAGAAAAAGGTCCCCGAGAGATGGACGTCCAGCACAAGGTTCCAGTCGTTGATGTCCATCTTGATAATGCCCTTGTCGCGCAGGATGCCCGCGTTGTTGATGAGGATGTCGATCTTGCCAAAGCTGTCGATAGCGCTCTGGACGATCTTCTGGGCGCTGTCCCACTCCGAGACGCTCTCGCAGTTCGGAACCGCCTCTCCACCCATCGCCTTGATCTCGTCGCACACCTTCTGAGCCGGGGTCGCGTCCGCCCCTTCCCCGTCCATGGCGCCTCCGAGGTCGTTCACCACGACCTTCGCTCCGCGGTCAGCAAGCAGGAGGGCGTGCGCGCGGCCCAGGCCTCCTCCGGCGCCGGTTACTACAGCAACCCGGCCATCAAACCTTATCTCATCAGCCATCTTCCATCTCCTTTCATCAATACCCACACTGTGCCGTTCAAAAAAGATATTCTATTACTTATCAAGCCTGTCTGCATCTTTAGGCCAGATGGAACCGCGCCTGTCCGCCCCTCCGCTTGAGGGCGTCTCTCGGGCCGCTCATCCGCCGCGCCTGAGAGACGCGGCTCAAGAACGGGAAGGAGTTTTCTTGTGTATAAAGAGATGTTTGACCTGAGTGGCAAGGTGGCTATCGTAACAGGGGGCAGCAGAGGCATCGGCGAGGCGATCGCGATGGCGCTCTCCGAGTTCGGCGCGAAAATCGCGCTCTCGAGCCGAAAGATCGATGGCTTGAACGCGGTCAAGGACAAGATCGAGGCCGCGGGCGGTGAAGCTGTCTGCATACCCGCCAACATGGGCAATATCGATTCGCTGCGAACGATCGTCGATGGAACCCTCGATGCGTTCGGAACAGTTGACATCCTCGTCAACAACGCCGCGACAAACCCGATCTTCGGCCCACTCATGGAATCCGCCTCGACGCGCGCCTGGGATAAGATAATGGACGTTAATCTCAAGGGAGTCTTCTTCCTCACCAAAGCGGTAGCCGCGATCATGATAGAAAAAGGCGGCGGCTCAATAATCAACTTGAGCACCGAGGCTGCGTACAGGCCCATGCCCGGGCTGGGAATCTACAGCATCAGCAAAGCCGGTCTCGACATGGTCACAAAAGCCTTCGCGCAGGAGTTGGGGTCGAAGGGCGTCAGGGTAAACGGTATCGCTCCCGGCCTGGTGCGGACAAAGTTCTCGCGAGCCCTCTGGTCGAACGACGCCCTTAAGCAGGCGATCGAAGGCAATATACCCCTGGGCCGCATGGCGCAACCACCGGAAATGGCGGGGCTGGCGGTCTTCCTGGCGTCGGACGCGGCAAGCTATGTCACGGGACAGACGATACTCGCCGATGGCGGTTCGACGCTCGTCTGAGTTGAACGCGCCAAAGGCGCCCTGAGGGAAAGATCCCTCGTCCAGGGGTCACCGCGCGCCGCGAACGCGCTACAAAAATAGAAAACGCAACAAAGGGGGCCTGACCCCAGGTGTTGCGTTTTTCATCGAATCACGCGCCCCCTTCGATCAATGAGCTTGTCGTGGAGACTACCGAGATTGAGTGACCTGCGTTGCGCGGCGCGTGGGGTGGTTCAAATCCCACTCCCTCCGCCGTCTGACAAAAAAGAAGACCGCCCGCAGAACGGGCGATCTTTGTTCAAGTGCTTTCGCCAAATCAGTCGAACTTCTGCTTTTTCCCTTTCAGATGTTCCAGACCCCTGCAGCCTTCTTCAGCGGGCTTTTCCGCAACGAGCTTCGCTTCGGCAACTGCCGAAATGTCCGCTGTCGACGCTGGCGTTGTTGGTCTTGATGTCAACTGTTTGCTACCGACATTTCCCATGCGCATCCTTCAACACCGGCATTCTAACGCGATTTCGGCCTTTCCGTCACGGTTGACTACGCCCTCAAGCGGGGTGGCCCACGTTGTTCTATAATTCCTTCAACGGATTGCCGGTGTCGGTAGTCCATGCTGAGAGGTTGAGATGGCAAATAACAAAAACACGCGCGATCGTCGGCTACGCTGGTGGCGGCGGTGGGCCGGCTACGCCCTCGGGATCGCGATCGAGACGGCGGCCGTTGTGGGCATCTCGATCATAGCGCTCCTCATCCTTCTGATCGTCAAAGTCGTGATGACATGATTCTCAGGCCCACGCGCGACGACCTGAAACTCATAGGCTGGGGCATCGGCCGCGTCATCCTGGGCGTAGG is a window encoding:
- a CDS encoding short-chain dehydrogenase, translating into MFDLSGKVAIVTGGSRGIGEAIAMALSEFGAKIALSSRKIDGLNAVKDKIEAAGGEAVCIPANMGNIDSLRTIVDGTLDAFGTVDILVNNAATNPIFGPLMESASTRAWDKIMDVNLKGVFFLTKAVAAIMIEKGGGSIINLSTEAAYRPMPGLGIYSISKAGLDMVTKAFAQELGSKGVRVNGIAPGLVRTKFSRALWSNDALKQAIEGNIPLGRMAQPPEMAGLAVFLASDAASYVTGQTILADGGSTLV